A window from Pseudoliparis swirei isolate HS2019 ecotype Mariana Trench chromosome 17, NWPU_hadal_v1, whole genome shotgun sequence encodes these proteins:
- the slka gene encoding STE20-like serine/threonine-protein kinase isoform X8 — MSFFNFRKMFKLGPDKKKKQYEHVHRDVNPEEIWDIIGELGDGAFGKVYKAQNKQDGTLAAAKVIDTKTEDELEDYMVEIDILASCDHHHIVRLLDAFYFEGKLWILIEFCAGGAVDAIMLELERPLTEPQIRVVCRQTLEALSYLHENKVIHRDMKAGNILLSLSGEVKLADFGVSAKNTKTFQRRDSFIGTPYWMAPEVVMCETFKDRPYDYKADIWSLGVTLIELAQIEPPNHEMNPMRVLLKIAKSEPPTLMHPSRWSPQFNDFLRRALDKNVDNRWGTLQLLQHPFVTSVTDSKPLRELIAEAKAEVTEEIEDSKEEEEEEEPDTPVAAPGHKRAPSDASVASSEEDKVPPTSSPLESVTEKTEAEPAEDRISEKLSDEGVGTSEEKLNEVSDASNEDLASGLIEPTKDLIPQDPTEPTRPEEGQAEEIPAVSQPEKTHYTVETQEPEEVQKETNGGKTEDKPTQVIEEEQEEVKGKEEKDAGTEKSKESQDTPEKPESMSGAEEESKEPDETPQHHLTGDRREDSTHGTDVDIHTQNIESDVADTNINGDTDTKLSVAESSAVVASENEDREIQPEDEAERQENQTEGEAGVEEQAPAEPTKAVGDESKVTSGEVPCEDVPVKEDEERTPRADQSASKDADSIPENETDSESKMEQGSPAAMKPDLEKDSDSAESNSLDLNLSISSFLSKTKEGGSVSMQESRRQKKTLKKTRRFMVDGVEVSVTTSKIVTDSDAKSEEMRFLRRQELRELRLLQKEEQRAQQQLSNKLQQQREQIYRRFEQETAAKKRQYDQEVENLEKKQKQTIERLEQDHTSRIRDEAKCIKADQDKELSKFQNMLKNRKKEEQEFLQKQQHELDGALKKIIQQHKLEITTIEKDCLNHKQQLMRAREAAMWELEERHLQEKHQQLKQQLKDQYFLQRHQLLKRHDKEMEQMQRYNQRLIEEMKNKQTQERVRLPKIQRSDSKTRMAMFKKSLRITATATVTPEQERERIKQFASQEDKRQKNERLHQHQKHENQMRDLQLHCDSNIRELQQLQNEKCHLLIEHETQKLKELDEEHGQEIKEWREKLRPRKKALEEEFTRKLQEQEVFFKMSGESECLNPSTQSRVSKFYPIPNLHNSGL; from the exons ATGTCGTTCTTCAATTTTCGGAAGATGTTCAAGTTGGGAcccgacaagaagaagaagcagtacGAGCATGTGCACAGAGACGTCAACCCGGAGGAAATATGGGACATCATCGGGGAGCTGGGAGACGGAGCGTTTGGGAAAGTGTACAAG GCTCAGAACAAGCAGGACGGGACCCTCGCTGCTGCCAAGGTGATCGACACCAAGACCGAGGATGAACTCGAAGATTACATGGTCGAGATCGACATTCTGGCCTCCTGCGACCATCATCACATCGTCCGACTGCTGGACGCTTTCTATTTCGAAGGCAAGCTATGG ATTCTGATTGAGTTCTGTGCCGGTGGTGCAGTGGATGCCATCATGCTGG AACTCGAGAGGCCCCTAACGGAGCCCCAGATCCGTGTGGTGTGTCGCCAGACGCTGGAGGCCTTGTCTTACCTCCACGAGAACAAAGTCATCCACAGAGACATGAAAGCCGGGAACATTCTCCTCTCTTTGAGCGGAGAAGTGAAGCTGG CTGACTTTGGGGTGTCTGCTAAAAATACCAAGACTTTCCAGAGAAGAGATTCTTTCATCGGCACTCCGTATTG GATGGCGCCAGAGGTGGTAATGTGCGAAACCTTCAAGGACCGTCCGTACGACTACAAGGCCGACATCTGGTCCCTCGGAGTAACCCTCATAGAGCTGGCGCAGATTGAGCCCCCGAACCACGAGATGAATCCCATGAGAGTGCTGCTGAAAATAGCCAAGTCCGAGCCACCCACACTCATGCATCCCTCTCGCTG GTCACCGCAATTTAACGACTTTCTGCGGAGAGCGCTCGATAAGAATGTGGACAATAGGTGGGGCACGCTGCAGCTCCTACAG CATCCTTTTGTCACCAGTGTGACTGACAGCAAACCTCTCAGGGAGCTCATCGCCGAAGCTAAAGCTGAAGTCACAGAGGAGATCGAGGAtagcaaagaggaggaggaggaggaagagcctgATACACCTGTG GCGGCTCCTGGGCACAAGCGAGCGCCATCAGATGCCAGTGTGGCGAGCTCAGAGGAGGACAAAGTCCCTCCGACTTCCTCCCCGCTGGAATCCGTTACGGAAAAGACGGAGGCCGAGCCCGCCGAGGACCGGATCAGCGAGAAGCTCTCTGATGAAGGAGTTGGAACAAGTGAGGAGAAACTCAACGAGGTGTCTGATGCCAGTAATGAAGACCTGGCCTCTGGGTTAATAGAGCCCACCAAGGACTTAATCCCACAAGATCCTACAGAGCCTACTAGACCAGAAGAAGGTCAAGCTGAAGAGATTCCTGCAGTGTCACAGCCAGAAAAAACTCACTACACAGTGGAAACCCAAGAACCTGAGGAGGTACAGAAGGAGACAAATGGAGGGAAAACAGAGGATAAACCTACTCAAGTtatagaagaagaacaagaggaggtgaaaggaaaggaagaaaaagacgCTGGTACAGAAAAATCCAAAGAATCCCAAGATACACCAGAGAAACCAGAATCCATGTCAGGGGCAGAAGAGGAAAGCAAAGAGCCAGATGAGACCCCTCAGCATCACttgacaggagacagaagagaagaCTCTACTCATGGCACAGAtgtagatatacacacacagaatatagAATCAGACGTGGCGGACACAAACATAAATGGAGACACGGACACAAAGTTGAGCGTGGCCGAGTCCTCCGCTGTGGTTGCGTCGGAGAACGAGGATCGAGAGATTCAGCCAGAGGATGAGGCAGAGCGGCAAGAGAATCAGACCGAGGGCGAGGCTGGCGTGGAGGAGCAGGCCCCGGCCGAACCCACAAAGGCCGTCGGCGACGAATCCAAAGTCACCTCCGGGGAGGTCCCGTGTGAAGATGTCCCCGtgaaggaagatgaggagagaaCTCCTCGCGCGGATCAGAGCGCTTCAAAAGATGCCGACTCTATACCCGAGAATGAAACGGATTCAGAGAGCAAGATGGAGCAGGGAAGCCCCGCTGCGATGAAGCCAGATTTGGAGAAGGACTCTGACTCTGCTGAGAGCAACAGCCTTGACCTCAACCTGTCCATCTCCAGCTTCCTGTCAAAGACGAAAGAAGGGGGCTCCGTGTCTATGCAG GAGTCGAGGCGTCAGAAGAAGACTCTGAAGAAGACGCGTAGGTTCATGGTGGATGGCGTCGAGGTGAGCGTGACGACGTCGAAGATAGTGACGGACAGCGACGCCAAGAGCGAAGAGATGAGGTTCCTGAG GCGGCAGGAGTTGAGAGAGCTGCGCCTCCtgcagaaggaggagcagagggcccagcagcagctcagcaacaagctgcagcagcagagagagcaGATCTACCGCCGCTTCGAACAGGAAACGGCC GCGAAGAAGCGTCAGTATGACCAAGAAGTGGAGAACCTtgagaagaagcagaagcagacCATCGAGCGGCTGGAACAGGATCACACCAGCCGGATTCGGGACGAAGCCAAATGCATCAAAGCGGATCAAGACAAGGAGCTCTCCAAGTTCCAAAACATGCTGAAGAACCGGAAGAAAGAG GAGCAAGAGTTCCTCCAGAAGCAGCAGCACGAGCTCGACGGAGCTCTGAAGAAAATCATCCAGCAGCACAAACTGGAAATCACCACGATCGAGAAGGACTGCTTGAACCACAAGCAGCAGCTGATGAGAG ctcGAGAGGCGGCCATGTGGGAGTTGGAGGAGCGCCACCTGCAGGAGAAGCACCAGCAGCTGAAGCAGCAGCTGAAAGACCAGTACTTCCTGCAGAGGCACCAGCTGCTGAAGAGGCACGATAAA gAGATGGAGCAGATGCAGCGCTACAACCAGCGGTTGATCGAGGAGATGAAGAACAAACAGACTCAGGAGAGGGTTCGTCTGCCCAAGATTCAGCGCAGCGACTCCAAAACCCGCATGGCGATGTTCAAGAAGAGCCTCCGCATCACCGCCACTGCAACCGTCACGCCcgagcaggagagagagcgcATAAAGCAG TTTGCTTCTCAGGAAGACAAGAGGCAGAAAAACGAGAGGCTCCATCAACACCAGAAACACGAGAACCAGATGAGGGATCTGCAGCTGCATTGTGACTCGAACATCAgggagctgcagcagctccag AATGAGAAATGCCACCTTCTGATTGAACACGAGACGCAAAAGCTGAAGGAGCTGGATGAGGAGCACGGCCAAGAGATAAAGGAGTGGAGAGAGAAGCTCAGACCCAGGAAGAAG gcGCTCGAGGAGGAGTTCACACGGAAGCTCCAGGAGCAGGAGGTCTTCTTCAAGATGAGCGGCGAATCCGAATGCCTTAACCCCTCCACCCAGAGCCGCGTGTCCAAATTCTACCCGATCCCAAACCTGCATAACTCTGGGTTAtag
- the slka gene encoding STE20-like serine/threonine-protein kinase isoform X2: MSFFNFRKMFKLGPDKKKKQYEHVHRDVNPEEIWDIIGELGDGAFGKVYKAQNKQDGTLAAAKVIDTKTEDELEDYMVEIDILASCDHHHIVRLLDAFYFEGKLWILIEFCAGGAVDAIMLELERPLTEPQIRVVCRQTLEALSYLHENKVIHRDMKAGNILLSLSGEVKLADFGVSAKNTKTFQRRDSFIGTPYWMAPEVVMCETFKDRPYDYKADIWSLGVTLIELAQIEPPNHEMNPMRVLLKIAKSEPPTLMHPSRWSPQFNDFLRRALDKNVDNRWGTLQLLQHPFVTSVTDSKPLRELIAEAKAEVTEEIEDSKEEEEEEEPDTPVAAPGHKRAPSDASVASSEEDKVPPTSSPLESVTEKTEAEPAEDRISEKLSDEGVGTSEEKLNEVSDASNEDLASGLIEPTKDLIPQDPTEPTRPEEGQAEEIPAVSQPEKTHYTVETQEPEEVQKETNGGKTEDKPTQVIEEEQEEVKGKEEKDAGTEKSKESQDTPEKPESMSGAEEESKEPDETPQHHLTGDRREDSTHGTDVDIHTQNIESDVADTNINGDTDTKLSVAESSAVVASENEDREIQPEDEAERQENQTEGEAGVEEQAPAEPTKAVGDESKVTSGEVPCEDVPVKEDEERTPRADQSASKDADSIPENETDSESKMEQGSPAAMKPDLEKDSDSAESNSLDLNLSISSFLSKTKEGGSVSMQESRRQKKTLKKTRRFMVDGVEVSVTTSKIVTDSDAKSEEMRFLRRQELRELRLLQKEEQRAQQQLSNKLQQQREQIYRRFEQETAAKKRQYDQEVENLEKKQKQTIERLEQDHTSRIRDEAKCIKADQDKELSKFQNMLKNRKKEAKQEVRQSPKHMRRELMKRIKEDLSFLKTAEAVAQVMIQSFQLSSCALFNAQMQDEQEFLQKQQHELDGALKKIIQQHKLEITTIEKDCLNHKQQLMRAREAAMWELEERHLQEKHQQLKQQLKDQYFLQRHQLLKRHDKEMEQMQRYNQRLIEEMKNKQTQERVRLPKIQRSDSKTRMAMFKKSLRITATATVTPEQERERIKQFASQEDKRQKNERLHQHQKHENQMRDLQLHCDSNIRELQQLQNEKCHLLIEHETQKLKELDEEHGQEIKEWREKLRPRKKALEEEFTRKLQEQEVFFKMSGESECLNPSTQSRVSKFYPIPNLHNSGL, encoded by the exons ATGTCGTTCTTCAATTTTCGGAAGATGTTCAAGTTGGGAcccgacaagaagaagaagcagtacGAGCATGTGCACAGAGACGTCAACCCGGAGGAAATATGGGACATCATCGGGGAGCTGGGAGACGGAGCGTTTGGGAAAGTGTACAAG GCTCAGAACAAGCAGGACGGGACCCTCGCTGCTGCCAAGGTGATCGACACCAAGACCGAGGATGAACTCGAAGATTACATGGTCGAGATCGACATTCTGGCCTCCTGCGACCATCATCACATCGTCCGACTGCTGGACGCTTTCTATTTCGAAGGCAAGCTATGG ATTCTGATTGAGTTCTGTGCCGGTGGTGCAGTGGATGCCATCATGCTGG AACTCGAGAGGCCCCTAACGGAGCCCCAGATCCGTGTGGTGTGTCGCCAGACGCTGGAGGCCTTGTCTTACCTCCACGAGAACAAAGTCATCCACAGAGACATGAAAGCCGGGAACATTCTCCTCTCTTTGAGCGGAGAAGTGAAGCTGG CTGACTTTGGGGTGTCTGCTAAAAATACCAAGACTTTCCAGAGAAGAGATTCTTTCATCGGCACTCCGTATTG GATGGCGCCAGAGGTGGTAATGTGCGAAACCTTCAAGGACCGTCCGTACGACTACAAGGCCGACATCTGGTCCCTCGGAGTAACCCTCATAGAGCTGGCGCAGATTGAGCCCCCGAACCACGAGATGAATCCCATGAGAGTGCTGCTGAAAATAGCCAAGTCCGAGCCACCCACACTCATGCATCCCTCTCGCTG GTCACCGCAATTTAACGACTTTCTGCGGAGAGCGCTCGATAAGAATGTGGACAATAGGTGGGGCACGCTGCAGCTCCTACAG CATCCTTTTGTCACCAGTGTGACTGACAGCAAACCTCTCAGGGAGCTCATCGCCGAAGCTAAAGCTGAAGTCACAGAGGAGATCGAGGAtagcaaagaggaggaggaggaggaagagcctgATACACCTGTG GCGGCTCCTGGGCACAAGCGAGCGCCATCAGATGCCAGTGTGGCGAGCTCAGAGGAGGACAAAGTCCCTCCGACTTCCTCCCCGCTGGAATCCGTTACGGAAAAGACGGAGGCCGAGCCCGCCGAGGACCGGATCAGCGAGAAGCTCTCTGATGAAGGAGTTGGAACAAGTGAGGAGAAACTCAACGAGGTGTCTGATGCCAGTAATGAAGACCTGGCCTCTGGGTTAATAGAGCCCACCAAGGACTTAATCCCACAAGATCCTACAGAGCCTACTAGACCAGAAGAAGGTCAAGCTGAAGAGATTCCTGCAGTGTCACAGCCAGAAAAAACTCACTACACAGTGGAAACCCAAGAACCTGAGGAGGTACAGAAGGAGACAAATGGAGGGAAAACAGAGGATAAACCTACTCAAGTtatagaagaagaacaagaggaggtgaaaggaaaggaagaaaaagacgCTGGTACAGAAAAATCCAAAGAATCCCAAGATACACCAGAGAAACCAGAATCCATGTCAGGGGCAGAAGAGGAAAGCAAAGAGCCAGATGAGACCCCTCAGCATCACttgacaggagacagaagagaagaCTCTACTCATGGCACAGAtgtagatatacacacacagaatatagAATCAGACGTGGCGGACACAAACATAAATGGAGACACGGACACAAAGTTGAGCGTGGCCGAGTCCTCCGCTGTGGTTGCGTCGGAGAACGAGGATCGAGAGATTCAGCCAGAGGATGAGGCAGAGCGGCAAGAGAATCAGACCGAGGGCGAGGCTGGCGTGGAGGAGCAGGCCCCGGCCGAACCCACAAAGGCCGTCGGCGACGAATCCAAAGTCACCTCCGGGGAGGTCCCGTGTGAAGATGTCCCCGtgaaggaagatgaggagagaaCTCCTCGCGCGGATCAGAGCGCTTCAAAAGATGCCGACTCTATACCCGAGAATGAAACGGATTCAGAGAGCAAGATGGAGCAGGGAAGCCCCGCTGCGATGAAGCCAGATTTGGAGAAGGACTCTGACTCTGCTGAGAGCAACAGCCTTGACCTCAACCTGTCCATCTCCAGCTTCCTGTCAAAGACGAAAGAAGGGGGCTCCGTGTCTATGCAG GAGTCGAGGCGTCAGAAGAAGACTCTGAAGAAGACGCGTAGGTTCATGGTGGATGGCGTCGAGGTGAGCGTGACGACGTCGAAGATAGTGACGGACAGCGACGCCAAGAGCGAAGAGATGAGGTTCCTGAG GCGGCAGGAGTTGAGAGAGCTGCGCCTCCtgcagaaggaggagcagagggcccagcagcagctcagcaacaagctgcagcagcagagagagcaGATCTACCGCCGCTTCGAACAGGAAACGGCC GCGAAGAAGCGTCAGTATGACCAAGAAGTGGAGAACCTtgagaagaagcagaagcagacCATCGAGCGGCTGGAACAGGATCACACCAGCCGGATTCGGGACGAAGCCAAATGCATCAAAGCGGATCAAGACAAGGAGCTCTCCAAGTTCCAAAACATGCTGAAGAACCGGAAGAAAGAG gCCAAACAGGAAGTCCGACAGTCGCCCAAACATATGAGAAGAGAGCTCATGAAACGCATAAAGGAGGACCTGTCGTTCCTTAAGACCGCAGAG GCAGTGGCCCAGGTTATGATTCAGTCTTTTCAGTTGTCCTCATGCGCGCTCTTCAACGCTCAGATGCAGGAT GAGCAAGAGTTCCTCCAGAAGCAGCAGCACGAGCTCGACGGAGCTCTGAAGAAAATCATCCAGCAGCACAAACTGGAAATCACCACGATCGAGAAGGACTGCTTGAACCACAAGCAGCAGCTGATGAGAG ctcGAGAGGCGGCCATGTGGGAGTTGGAGGAGCGCCACCTGCAGGAGAAGCACCAGCAGCTGAAGCAGCAGCTGAAAGACCAGTACTTCCTGCAGAGGCACCAGCTGCTGAAGAGGCACGATAAA gAGATGGAGCAGATGCAGCGCTACAACCAGCGGTTGATCGAGGAGATGAAGAACAAACAGACTCAGGAGAGGGTTCGTCTGCCCAAGATTCAGCGCAGCGACTCCAAAACCCGCATGGCGATGTTCAAGAAGAGCCTCCGCATCACCGCCACTGCAACCGTCACGCCcgagcaggagagagagcgcATAAAGCAG TTTGCTTCTCAGGAAGACAAGAGGCAGAAAAACGAGAGGCTCCATCAACACCAGAAACACGAGAACCAGATGAGGGATCTGCAGCTGCATTGTGACTCGAACATCAgggagctgcagcagctccag AATGAGAAATGCCACCTTCTGATTGAACACGAGACGCAAAAGCTGAAGGAGCTGGATGAGGAGCACGGCCAAGAGATAAAGGAGTGGAGAGAGAAGCTCAGACCCAGGAAGAAG gcGCTCGAGGAGGAGTTCACACGGAAGCTCCAGGAGCAGGAGGTCTTCTTCAAGATGAGCGGCGAATCCGAATGCCTTAACCCCTCCACCCAGAGCCGCGTGTCCAAATTCTACCCGATCCCAAACCTGCATAACTCTGGGTTAtag